One Urocitellus parryii isolate mUroPar1 chromosome 9, mUroPar1.hap1, whole genome shotgun sequence DNA segment encodes these proteins:
- the Znf438 gene encoding zinc finger protein 438 isoform X2, whose protein sequence is MSTSPVEKHLTPQMLDSPRKTVCTGESNNPSGTIQSGKSLQNKSQFRTIAPKIVPKVLTSKVLPCHSPSLSDQGNLGPAIKPLGMPAQNYALMQVAGQEGTFSLVALPHVASTQPVQKPRMPENLKLPIPRYQPPRSNKGSRKKPILSPPESGCSKSPAQTQMCPQMSPPTSAQPELPHKPSPCKQLPSLDKAPASISTAILTSGSGHGDSRSPVTNNHGDVTPPAIPIFSTSGEPSAKQSFPKISERVNFTSKKIPSKTSPIASEKLKEQVDHAKAITSLSPAILGSTVQLISSVPRGKLPILPYSRMKTAEVCKIESDANTADFSLPGHGTDYDKRFSTTEGFNAATKMASKTPVPQVSRQNLCESAFYPVTKLDLNHKTKLNGGAAKRRGRKRKIPDEILTFQGKKRKCILNKCRDSKERAKTDPQESRDQKPGVLKKYRNIMPKPVIVVSALAPLPSPAAVLPSQTSSSLGQDTLLNNSKYLSCKQNDNPSSKPSSVFRNGFSGIKKPWHRCHVCNHHFQFKQHLRDHMNTHTNKRPYSCRICRKAYVRSGSLSTHMRLHHSENRLKKLVCCEFCAKVFGHIRVYFGHLKEVHRVVISTEPSPSEPQPGAMPKNRDRDPSMQAMEGPLERENKSSLEEDLLLNQAGEVKLQIKCGRCQITAQSFAEIKFHLLYVHGEEIQGRLQEGILPGTKGAQEALVKHAAPDWKQHPERRRQVKACSSEEEFRAFPKLKRPLYLHHQNGVEILMENEGGLPGANEPREQPQVPECPSPHTILLWSHSGFNCLLCAQTLGRKEELFLHWEHRHNCEDPSKLWAILSTFSNQGVIELSSKTEK, encoded by the exons ATGTCCACCAGTCCTGTTGAGAAACACCTAACTCCACAAATGCTGGACTCTCCTAGAAAGACAGTCTGCACAG GCGAATCAAACAACCCTTCTGGAACAATACAGAGTGGGAAAAGTTTGCAGAATAAGAGTCAGTTTAGGACCATTGCGCCAAAAATTGTGCCCAAAGTCCTAACATCCAAAGTGCTGCCATGTCATTCACCATCACTCTCCGATCAGGGGAATCTGGGGCCCGCCATCAAGCCACTGGGGATGCCTGCCCAGAACTATGCTCTGATGCAAGTTGCTGGCCAGGAGGGAACATTTTCTCTTGTTGCTTTGCCACATGTTGCCTCAACTCAACCAGTTCAGAAACCTAGAATGCCTGAAAATCTTAAACTGCCTATTCCCCGATATCAACCCCCAAGAAGTAACAAAGGATCAAGAAAGAAACCCATCCTGAGCCCTCCTGAGAGTGGCTGTAGCAAATCTCCTGCCCAAACCCAGATGTGTCCTCAGATGTCTCCTCCTACATCTGCCCAGCCTGAACTTCCACATAAACCCAGTCCATGTAAGCAGCTGCCATCACTAGACAAAGCCCCAGCCAGCATCAGCACAGCTATACTGACAAGTGGCAGTGGCCATGGAGACTCGAGATCTCCAGTGACCAACAACCATGGAGATGTGACCCCTCCTGCCATCCCAATATTCTCTACATCAGGGGAGCCCTCAGCCAAGCAGAGTTTCCCAAAGATTTCAGAGAGAGTAAACTTTACAAGCAAGAAAATACCCAGTAAAACTTCTCCTATTGCCAGTGAAAAACTTAAAGAACAAGTTGATCATGCAAAAGCTATAACCAGTTTATCACCAGCCATTTTAGGCAGTACAGTTCAATTGATCTCTTCAGTCCCCAGGGGTAAGCTGCCAATCTTACCCTACTCTAGAATGAAAACAGCAGAGGTTTGCAAAATTGAATCTGATGCCAATACTGCAGATTTTTCTTTACCTGGGCATGGGACAGACTATGATAAGAGATTCTCCACCACGGAAGGCTTTAATGCAGCCACCAAAATGGCCAGTAAGACACCTGTTCCACAGGTGTCAAGGCAGAATCTTTGTGAAAGTGCCTTTTATCCAGTTACCAAACTAGATCTCaaccacaaaacaaaattgaatggTGGGGCagcaaagagaagaggaagaaaacgaAAGATACCAGATGAAATTTTGacatttcaaggaaaaaagaggaaatgcatTCTTAATAAATGTAGAGATAGTAAAGAGAGAGCAAAAACTGATCCCCAAGAATCCAGAGACCAAAAACCCGGGGTCCTGAAAAAATACCGTAACATTATGCCTAAACCTGTAATTGTTGTGTCTGCTTTGGCTCCCCTACCTTCTCCTGCAGCTGTGCTACCATCCCAAACGTCCAGCAGCCTGGGACAGGACACTTtgttaaataattctaaatatctCAGCTGTAAGCAGAATGACAACCCTTCCTCTAAGCCCAGCTCTGTATTCAGAAATGGATTCTCTGGCATCAAGAAACCTTGGCACAGATGTCACGTTTGTAACCACCACTTTCAGTTCAAACAGCACCTTCGAGACCACATGAATACACACACCAACAAACGGCCATACAGTTGTCGGATTTGTCGCAAGGCCTATGTACGTTCTGGCAGCCTAAGCACACACATGAGACTTCATCACAGTGAAAACCGTCTGAAGAAACTTGTGTGTTGTGAGTTTTGTGCAAAAGTGTTTGGTCACATCCGAGTCTATTTTGGCCATCTGAAAGAAGTGCATAGGGTCGTGATCAGCACTGAGCCCTCCCCCAGTGAACCACAGCCAGGGGCCATGCCAAAGAACAGAGACAGAGATCCTAGTATGCAAGCGATGGAGGGACCCCTGGAGAG GGAAAACAAGTCAAGCTTGGAAGAAGACTTACTTCTAAACCAGGCAGGTGAAGTCAAATTACAAATCAAATGTGGCCGTTGTCAGATCACTGCTCAGTCTTTTGCTGAAATAAAGTTCCATCTGCTTTATGTTCATGGAGAGGAAATTCAGGGCAGGCTGCAAGAGGGAATCTTACCAGGCACCAAAGGAGCTCAGGAGGCTCTGGTTAAACATGCTGCTCCTGACTGGAAACAGCATCCTGAGAGAAGAAGGCAGGTAAAGGCTTGTTCTTCTGAGGAGGAGTTCCGCGCATTTCCTAAATTGAAAAGGCCACTCTATCTTCACCACCAAAATGGTGTGGAAATACTCATGGAAAATGAAGGAGGCCTACCAGGAGCAAATGAGCCAAGGGAACAACCTCAGGTCCCTGAGTGTCCCAGCCCCCACACCATTCTCCTCTGGTCCCATTCAGGCTTTAACTGCCTCCTTTGTGCCCAGAcactgggaaggaaggaggagctcTTCCTGCACTGGGAACACAGACATAACTGTGAGGACCCTTCCAAACTCTGGGCTATTTTAAGTACTTTCTCGAACCAGGGAGTGATTGAACTTTCcagtaaaactgaaaaatga
- the Znf438 gene encoding zinc finger protein 438 isoform X1 translates to MQNPLSVPPKDQGDDSMSTSPVEKHLTPQMLDSPRKTVCTGESNNPSGTIQSGKSLQNKSQFRTIAPKIVPKVLTSKVLPCHSPSLSDQGNLGPAIKPLGMPAQNYALMQVAGQEGTFSLVALPHVASTQPVQKPRMPENLKLPIPRYQPPRSNKGSRKKPILSPPESGCSKSPAQTQMCPQMSPPTSAQPELPHKPSPCKQLPSLDKAPASISTAILTSGSGHGDSRSPVTNNHGDVTPPAIPIFSTSGEPSAKQSFPKISERVNFTSKKIPSKTSPIASEKLKEQVDHAKAITSLSPAILGSTVQLISSVPRGKLPILPYSRMKTAEVCKIESDANTADFSLPGHGTDYDKRFSTTEGFNAATKMASKTPVPQVSRQNLCESAFYPVTKLDLNHKTKLNGGAAKRRGRKRKIPDEILTFQGKKRKCILNKCRDSKERAKTDPQESRDQKPGVLKKYRNIMPKPVIVVSALAPLPSPAAVLPSQTSSSLGQDTLLNNSKYLSCKQNDNPSSKPSSVFRNGFSGIKKPWHRCHVCNHHFQFKQHLRDHMNTHTNKRPYSCRICRKAYVRSGSLSTHMRLHHSENRLKKLVCCEFCAKVFGHIRVYFGHLKEVHRVVISTEPSPSEPQPGAMPKNRDRDPSMQAMEGPLERENKSSLEEDLLLNQAGEVKLQIKCGRCQITAQSFAEIKFHLLYVHGEEIQGRLQEGILPGTKGAQEALVKHAAPDWKQHPERRRQVKACSSEEEFRAFPKLKRPLYLHHQNGVEILMENEGGLPGANEPREQPQVPECPSPHTILLWSHSGFNCLLCAQTLGRKEELFLHWEHRHNCEDPSKLWAILSTFSNQGVIELSSKTEK, encoded by the exons GAGATGATTCCATGTCCACCAGTCCTGTTGAGAAACACCTAACTCCACAAATGCTGGACTCTCCTAGAAAGACAGTCTGCACAG GCGAATCAAACAACCCTTCTGGAACAATACAGAGTGGGAAAAGTTTGCAGAATAAGAGTCAGTTTAGGACCATTGCGCCAAAAATTGTGCCCAAAGTCCTAACATCCAAAGTGCTGCCATGTCATTCACCATCACTCTCCGATCAGGGGAATCTGGGGCCCGCCATCAAGCCACTGGGGATGCCTGCCCAGAACTATGCTCTGATGCAAGTTGCTGGCCAGGAGGGAACATTTTCTCTTGTTGCTTTGCCACATGTTGCCTCAACTCAACCAGTTCAGAAACCTAGAATGCCTGAAAATCTTAAACTGCCTATTCCCCGATATCAACCCCCAAGAAGTAACAAAGGATCAAGAAAGAAACCCATCCTGAGCCCTCCTGAGAGTGGCTGTAGCAAATCTCCTGCCCAAACCCAGATGTGTCCTCAGATGTCTCCTCCTACATCTGCCCAGCCTGAACTTCCACATAAACCCAGTCCATGTAAGCAGCTGCCATCACTAGACAAAGCCCCAGCCAGCATCAGCACAGCTATACTGACAAGTGGCAGTGGCCATGGAGACTCGAGATCTCCAGTGACCAACAACCATGGAGATGTGACCCCTCCTGCCATCCCAATATTCTCTACATCAGGGGAGCCCTCAGCCAAGCAGAGTTTCCCAAAGATTTCAGAGAGAGTAAACTTTACAAGCAAGAAAATACCCAGTAAAACTTCTCCTATTGCCAGTGAAAAACTTAAAGAACAAGTTGATCATGCAAAAGCTATAACCAGTTTATCACCAGCCATTTTAGGCAGTACAGTTCAATTGATCTCTTCAGTCCCCAGGGGTAAGCTGCCAATCTTACCCTACTCTAGAATGAAAACAGCAGAGGTTTGCAAAATTGAATCTGATGCCAATACTGCAGATTTTTCTTTACCTGGGCATGGGACAGACTATGATAAGAGATTCTCCACCACGGAAGGCTTTAATGCAGCCACCAAAATGGCCAGTAAGACACCTGTTCCACAGGTGTCAAGGCAGAATCTTTGTGAAAGTGCCTTTTATCCAGTTACCAAACTAGATCTCaaccacaaaacaaaattgaatggTGGGGCagcaaagagaagaggaagaaaacgaAAGATACCAGATGAAATTTTGacatttcaaggaaaaaagaggaaatgcatTCTTAATAAATGTAGAGATAGTAAAGAGAGAGCAAAAACTGATCCCCAAGAATCCAGAGACCAAAAACCCGGGGTCCTGAAAAAATACCGTAACATTATGCCTAAACCTGTAATTGTTGTGTCTGCTTTGGCTCCCCTACCTTCTCCTGCAGCTGTGCTACCATCCCAAACGTCCAGCAGCCTGGGACAGGACACTTtgttaaataattctaaatatctCAGCTGTAAGCAGAATGACAACCCTTCCTCTAAGCCCAGCTCTGTATTCAGAAATGGATTCTCTGGCATCAAGAAACCTTGGCACAGATGTCACGTTTGTAACCACCACTTTCAGTTCAAACAGCACCTTCGAGACCACATGAATACACACACCAACAAACGGCCATACAGTTGTCGGATTTGTCGCAAGGCCTATGTACGTTCTGGCAGCCTAAGCACACACATGAGACTTCATCACAGTGAAAACCGTCTGAAGAAACTTGTGTGTTGTGAGTTTTGTGCAAAAGTGTTTGGTCACATCCGAGTCTATTTTGGCCATCTGAAAGAAGTGCATAGGGTCGTGATCAGCACTGAGCCCTCCCCCAGTGAACCACAGCCAGGGGCCATGCCAAAGAACAGAGACAGAGATCCTAGTATGCAAGCGATGGAGGGACCCCTGGAGAG GGAAAACAAGTCAAGCTTGGAAGAAGACTTACTTCTAAACCAGGCAGGTGAAGTCAAATTACAAATCAAATGTGGCCGTTGTCAGATCACTGCTCAGTCTTTTGCTGAAATAAAGTTCCATCTGCTTTATGTTCATGGAGAGGAAATTCAGGGCAGGCTGCAAGAGGGAATCTTACCAGGCACCAAAGGAGCTCAGGAGGCTCTGGTTAAACATGCTGCTCCTGACTGGAAACAGCATCCTGAGAGAAGAAGGCAGGTAAAGGCTTGTTCTTCTGAGGAGGAGTTCCGCGCATTTCCTAAATTGAAAAGGCCACTCTATCTTCACCACCAAAATGGTGTGGAAATACTCATGGAAAATGAAGGAGGCCTACCAGGAGCAAATGAGCCAAGGGAACAACCTCAGGTCCCTGAGTGTCCCAGCCCCCACACCATTCTCCTCTGGTCCCATTCAGGCTTTAACTGCCTCCTTTGTGCCCAGAcactgggaaggaaggaggagctcTTCCTGCACTGGGAACACAGACATAACTGTGAGGACCCTTCCAAACTCTGGGCTATTTTAAGTACTTTCTCGAACCAGGGAGTGATTGAACTTTCcagtaaaactgaaaaatga